One genomic region from Saprospiraceae bacterium encodes:
- a CDS encoding 4Fe-4S dicluster domain-containing protein, translated as MNSIEENSDNTRRDFLKIGTLGALAACGSAVCSCKSDPNPIVIEPGKKVKLLSPDGEMVEVDESELRHIHKTIGVSREEARQGIPGKKFVMVIDLAKCKNARKCVSACQKMHHLPEEKEWLSVKLMQDSDLGSPYWFPKTCFHCDNPPCVKVCPVDATFKRSDGLVLIDNERCIGCKFCMAACPYSTRVFNWDDPEISKELACIPYSPETSVPSKVGTVEKCDFCPDMVREGKLPDCVTACPNGVFYFGDEIEDVVTNGDETIGFSQIIKERGGYRYAEDLGTQPRVYYLPPRDRIFPVERGLEGKSDEIKERYKGILGTENE; from the coding sequence ATGAATAGCATAGAGGAAAACAGCGATAACACGCGTCGGGATTTTCTTAAAATAGGAACCCTCGGTGCCTTAGCAGCTTGCGGAAGTGCGGTATGCTCCTGCAAATCGGATCCTAATCCGATTGTTATAGAGCCCGGGAAAAAAGTAAAACTGCTTTCTCCTGACGGTGAAATGGTAGAAGTAGATGAATCAGAACTGAGACATATTCATAAAACCATTGGCGTAAGCCGCGAGGAGGCGAGACAAGGGATACCAGGTAAAAAATTTGTGATGGTTATTGATTTGGCAAAATGCAAAAATGCCAGGAAATGTGTCAGCGCATGCCAAAAAATGCACCATCTCCCTGAAGAAAAAGAATGGCTTTCGGTCAAATTGATGCAAGATAGTGATTTGGGTTCGCCTTATTGGTTTCCTAAAACCTGCTTTCATTGCGATAACCCACCTTGTGTCAAGGTCTGTCCTGTTGATGCTACTTTTAAAAGATCAGATGGACTGGTACTGATCGATAATGAACGCTGCATTGGTTGTAAATTTTGTATGGCCGCCTGTCCTTATTCCACCCGGGTGTTTAACTGGGATGACCCGGAAATATCAAAAGAGTTGGCTTGTATTCCTTATTCCCCGGAGACTAGTGTTCCGAGTAAAGTTGGAACTGTGGAGAAGTGTGATTTCTGTCCGGATATGGTACGAGAAGGTAAGCTTCCTGATTGCGTCACAGCATGCCCCAATGGAGTGTTTTATTTTGGAGATGAGATAGAAGATGTAGTAACTAATGGCGATGAAACTATCGGATTCAGTCAGATCATCAAAGAAAGAGGCGGTTACCGCTATGCAGAAGATTTGGGCACTCAACCGCGTGTTTACTATTTACCTCCCCGGGATCGTATTTTCCCGGTGGAGAGAGGCCTGGAGGGTAAGTCAGATGAAATTAAAGAAAGATATAAAGGGATTTTGGGCACAGAAAATGAATAA
- a CDS encoding vanadium-dependent haloperoxidase: MRILLISIVLTLGLISCKKDNPNYLTVVSDPNYFHAAMKQVTDIMVYDIFSPPVAGRIYSRCAIAGYEAMAAGDPAYRSLAGQVKDFPPMPKPEAGKEYAYAIASTKAIIKTGLTLLFSEDKMNAYEAMLLHQYDSIGVPKDVLQRSWAFGDSIGNAIIKWTNADNYKQSRTFPKFSVTNDPERWKPISPAYMDAIEPHWNKQRPLIMDSAAQFKPVPPTPYSTDNNSLFYKEAADVMVEGNSKDSLHQAIALFWDCNPFIVHQQGHVMFATKKISPGGHWIGITETLCKKLNKPFGATAEAYALVAIGLNEGFISCWDEKYRSNLVRPETYINEHIDPEWIPLLQTPPFPEYTSGHSVVSSVSAEILTQLFGDNIAYTDSVEVEYGLFPRSFTSPKKAAQEACISRFYGGIHYMPAINNGITQGVDIGKFVMDKIKTKN; this comes from the coding sequence ATGCGTATCTTATTAATCTCGATTGTCCTCACTCTAGGTCTTATTTCCTGCAAAAAAGACAATCCCAACTACCTGACGGTGGTCAGCGACCCAAACTATTTTCATGCAGCGATGAAACAAGTAACCGATATCATGGTCTATGATATTTTTTCTCCACCTGTAGCCGGACGCATCTATAGCCGTTGTGCTATAGCGGGGTATGAAGCGATGGCCGCGGGTGATCCAGCATATCGGTCGCTGGCTGGTCAAGTCAAGGATTTTCCGCCGATGCCCAAACCCGAAGCAGGTAAAGAATATGCTTATGCAATCGCTAGTACAAAAGCGATCATCAAAACAGGCCTCACCCTTTTATTTTCTGAAGATAAAATGAATGCCTATGAAGCAATGCTTCTGCATCAATACGATTCGATCGGTGTGCCAAAAGATGTGTTACAAAGATCCTGGGCTTTTGGTGATAGTATAGGCAATGCCATCATTAAATGGACCAATGCTGACAATTACAAACAATCGCGCACCTTTCCAAAATTCTCTGTCACTAATGATCCGGAACGATGGAAGCCGATTTCTCCGGCATATATGGATGCCATAGAACCACATTGGAACAAACAAAGACCTTTGATCATGGACAGTGCCGCTCAGTTCAAACCAGTGCCACCAACGCCATACTCCACTGATAATAATAGTTTGTTTTATAAAGAGGCCGCCGATGTCATGGTAGAAGGCAATAGCAAGGATAGTTTGCACCAGGCTATCGCTTTGTTTTGGGACTGCAATCCCTTCATTGTACACCAGCAGGGCCATGTCATGTTTGCTACTAAAAAAATAAGCCCTGGTGGACATTGGATTGGAATCACAGAGACACTTTGTAAAAAACTAAACAAACCTTTTGGTGCGACTGCAGAAGCTTATGCCCTGGTGGCCATCGGGCTCAATGAAGGGTTTATATCTTGCTGGGATGAAAAATATCGTAGTAACCTGGTTCGCCCCGAAACCTATATCAATGAACATATAGACCCTGAGTGGATACCCTTGTTGCAGACCCCTCCTTTTCCAGAGTATACAAGTGGTCATAGTGTAGTATCCAGTGTGTCTGCAGAGATATTGACTCAGTTATTTGGAGATAATATCGCTTATACAGACAGCGTAGAAGTAGAGTATGGGCTGTTTCCAAGATCTTTCACCAGTCCTAAAAAAGCAGCCCAGGAGGCATGTATCAGCAGGTTTTACGGGGGTATTCATTATATGCCAGCCATCAATAATGGGATCACTCAAGGGGTGGATATTGGTAAGTTTGTCATGGATAAAATCAAGACTAAAAACTAA